In one window of Desulfonatronum thioautotrophicum DNA:
- the prfA gene encoding peptide chain release factor 1 — MFAKLESLQDKYQELERELSSAEVFADQERYRQLTKRHSELGEIVSVYREFIKLSADEQSNKELYADPDPEIREMARSEAALLEEQLEALKLRLQILLLPKDPLDDRNVILEIRAGTGGEEAALFAADLFRMYMRYAERVGLRTELIQASESGTGGFKEVIAAISGDKVYSRLKHESGVHRVQRVPATESQGRIHTSAVTVAILPEAEEVDVHIDPGDVRVDVYRSSGPGGQSVNTTDSAVRITHIPTGLVVICQDEKSQHKNRAKAMKVLRSRLLKAKQDEQKASYDQNRKNQVGSGDRSERIRTYNFPQGRITDHRINLTLYRLESVLDGEMDELVDALVQHYQTEALQAESYDG, encoded by the coding sequence ATGTTTGCCAAGCTTGAAAGTCTACAGGATAAATACCAGGAGCTGGAGCGCGAATTGAGCTCAGCGGAGGTTTTTGCCGACCAGGAACGCTATCGGCAATTGACCAAGCGACACTCCGAATTGGGCGAGATTGTTTCTGTTTATCGTGAATTCATCAAGCTCTCCGCGGATGAACAGTCCAACAAAGAACTGTACGCTGATCCAGACCCCGAAATACGCGAAATGGCCCGTTCGGAGGCAGCGCTTTTGGAAGAACAGCTGGAAGCCCTCAAACTCAGACTCCAAATTCTGCTTTTGCCAAAAGATCCCTTGGATGACCGCAACGTGATTCTGGAGATTCGCGCTGGCACGGGGGGAGAGGAGGCAGCGCTTTTTGCCGCGGATCTGTTTCGGATGTATATGCGCTATGCGGAACGAGTCGGGTTGCGTACGGAATTGATCCAAGCCAGTGAAAGTGGCACCGGAGGGTTCAAGGAGGTCATTGCAGCCATTTCCGGAGACAAAGTCTACAGCCGGCTCAAGCACGAGTCAGGGGTGCACCGTGTTCAGCGCGTTCCTGCCACGGAATCTCAGGGTCGAATCCATACATCAGCGGTGACCGTGGCCATTTTGCCCGAGGCGGAAGAGGTTGACGTACACATTGATCCCGGAGATGTCCGGGTGGATGTGTATCGCTCATCCGGCCCTGGGGGGCAGAGCGTGAACACCACTGATTCCGCTGTACGTATCACCCATATCCCTACTGGTCTTGTTGTTATTTGTCAGGATGAAAAGTCACAGCACAAGAACCGGGCAAAAGCGATGAAAGTGCTTCGGTCCCGGTTGCTGAAAGCCAAGCAAGACGAGCAGAAGGCGTCCTATGACCAGAACAGGAAAAATCAGGTCGGCAGTGGTGACCGTTCAGAGCGGATTCGCACCTATAATTTCCCACAAGGTCGGATAACAGACCATCGTATCAACCTGACGCTGTATCGCCTGGAGTCGGTTTTGGATGGTGAAATGGACGAACTGGTGGACGCGCTGGTTCAACACTACCAAACCGAGGCGTTGCAGGCGGAGTCCTACGATGGATAG
- the lpxC gene encoding UDP-3-O-acyl-N-acetylglucosamine deacetylase, whose translation MCQKTIKKTIQCSGIGLHKGRKVRLVLRPAAEDTGIVFALHGEDGVRFHRPSADAVVETTMATTLGFGGQRLATVEHLLAAVRGLEIDNLYVEVEGDEVPIMDGSSASFIFLLRAAGFRRQNKPRRLLTLKQPIDFQQDGKWIKARPSRRLTVDYTINFNHPMVGIQKFYVECNPESFTRHVAKARTFGFMREVEYLRRNGLALGGSLDNAVVLDEYGVINPEGLRYPDEFVRHKVLDFIGDLFVLGMPMTGDFEVYCSGHALNNAFVRYIMEHQADYLEVDVCGEVPVPAEVVLPSLSDVPIVSKAWN comes from the coding sequence ATCTGCCAAAAAACAATTAAAAAAACCATCCAGTGCTCAGGTATCGGCCTGCACAAGGGACGCAAGGTTCGGCTCGTTTTACGCCCGGCAGCCGAAGATACGGGTATTGTTTTTGCCTTGCATGGTGAAGACGGAGTGCGCTTTCACAGGCCTTCAGCGGATGCCGTGGTGGAGACAACCATGGCCACCACACTGGGGTTTGGAGGACAGCGTTTGGCCACGGTGGAACATCTTCTGGCCGCTGTCCGGGGATTGGAAATCGACAACCTCTATGTCGAAGTGGAAGGGGATGAGGTGCCGATCATGGACGGCAGTTCAGCCTCGTTTATCTTTTTGCTTCGTGCTGCGGGTTTCCGCCGGCAAAACAAGCCCAGGCGGCTCCTGACCCTGAAGCAGCCCATCGATTTTCAGCAAGACGGCAAGTGGATCAAGGCCCGTCCGTCCAGGCGATTGACCGTGGACTACACGATCAACTTCAACCATCCCATGGTTGGTATCCAGAAGTTTTACGTGGAATGCAATCCCGAGAGTTTTACCCGGCACGTGGCCAAGGCGCGAACGTTCGGCTTCATGCGTGAGGTGGAGTATCTGCGTCGGAATGGTCTGGCGCTGGGCGGTTCTCTGGACAATGCAGTGGTTCTGGATGAATACGGCGTCATCAATCCGGAGGGCTTGCGCTATCCGGACGAATTCGTACGTCACAAGGTTCTGGATTTTATCGGGGATCTTTTTGTTCTCGGCATGCCTATGACCGGTGACTTCGAAGTCTACTGCTCGGGACATGCCTTGAACAATGCCTTTGTTCGCTACATCATGGAACATCAGGCGGACTATTTGGAGGTAGATGTCTGCGGGGAAGTTCCTGTTCCTGCTGAGGTTGTTTTGCCGTCACTGTCCGACGTACCGATCGTCTCCAAAGCCTGGAACTGA
- the prmC gene encoding peptide chain release factor N(5)-glutamine methyltransferase, protein MSVAPHTLREILDKCTRFLKEKRVDSPRLSAELLVAEALGGSRLELFLDLDKPLREPELARIRPLLVRRGNGEPMAYILGRREFYGLDFHVSPEVLIPRPDTELGVERALTMFSRDDCFFFADVGTGSGALATTLLTLFPRACCIASDISYNALLVAQGNLHRHHVLERCLLVQGNLLGHFGPSQLDLIIANLPYIGERSTASLSREVLDFEPHLALFGGDDGDELFVPFLEDVQLVVAPGGGLLMEVDPAQVPRVCHWLKSYSPRRAEVGVHKDLGGHERYIQARFA, encoded by the coding sequence ATGTCTGTTGCACCGCATACCCTGCGTGAAATTCTCGACAAATGCACCCGTTTTTTGAAGGAAAAGCGTGTTGATTCACCTCGCCTCAGCGCCGAACTTCTTGTGGCGGAGGCGTTGGGTGGAAGCCGGCTTGAGCTTTTTTTAGATCTGGACAAGCCGCTACGTGAACCAGAGCTGGCCAGGATTCGGCCTCTTCTGGTCCGCCGTGGCAACGGTGAGCCCATGGCCTACATTCTCGGCCGTCGGGAGTTCTATGGGCTTGATTTTCATGTTTCACCGGAAGTGCTTATTCCACGTCCGGATACCGAACTTGGAGTCGAGCGTGCCCTGACAATGTTCAGCAGGGATGATTGCTTTTTTTTTGCGGATGTTGGTACAGGAAGCGGTGCCCTGGCAACGACCTTGCTCACCCTCTTCCCGCGTGCCTGCTGTATTGCCTCGGATATCTCTTATAATGCGCTGCTGGTTGCCCAGGGCAATCTCCATCGGCATCACGTTTTAGAAAGGTGTTTGCTGGTGCAAGGCAATCTCCTTGGACACTTCGGTCCATCTCAACTGGATTTGATTATCGCCAACCTGCCCTATATCGGTGAGCGGAGCACCGCCAGCTTGAGTCGGGAAGTGCTTGATTTCGAGCCCCATCTTGCCTTGTTTGGCGGGGATGATGGGGATGAACTTTTTGTACCGTTTTTGGAAGATGTTCAGCTGGTTGTCGCTCCAGGAGGTGGGCTGCTCATGGAGGTTGATCCGGCCCAAGTGCCACGTGTTTGCCATTGGCTGAAGTCGTATTCACCCCGTAGAGCGGAGGTTGGCGTGCACAAGGATTTGGGCGGCCATGAGCGGTACATTCAGGCGCGGTTTGCATGA